A single Garra rufa chromosome 9, GarRuf1.0, whole genome shotgun sequence DNA region contains:
- the cep76 gene encoding centrosomal protein of 76 kDa: MQTLGSNLYILNFCGIFRLENMSLPPEKATELKQIIHDHLIKMDIHGKIRDVLAETVRGDEHHGQRSLSEEDFIHALQQRGIVDDVMKDLNFTNLGVSHTETDAVNKSATRFVDKNITQLKTTNISPLRRYLYLQVLGGKAFLEHLQEPEPLPGQVCSTFTLHLHFRNQRFRSKPVPCACEPDLQEGFLLEVHRDGPGDASKMADATTMLSICDPVHMVLIKTDTSGDTTLVSSYFLDWRRVLSAPNGKTNVSVELLGVGSECKVAVGVLNLKLELYPPLTETLSPDVITTQQSLERKKTAEKERLFLVYAKQWWQEFLEIRPSHQSKLVKIFAQDENGVNRPVCSYVLVLRAGRLLESPRQAARFVSLLAQERAPVVGGGVRQEQWCSMMAFLCRNKGDCEDHATLLCSLLLGFGLDAYVCVGTKAKNIPHTWVMTCGTDGSITFWESFTAHRYVHRPIDPDAPPMVPQPKPTHPYRTLGCVFNHKTFLANCQPSDAVELCVFDFTDGSRWKAMSEEAVRSVCAPGSTSSLPPTPPLCSPSVVPNEASNQLELEMRYLLAEHRKDLGLATIWDDHLSYLLSAALSAYELERCTGVSCGNEEFQDAVRRAVPDGHTFKGFPIHFLHRNARRAFATCLRSPFCEEIVCCRGDHVRLAVRVRVFAYPESACAVWIMFACKYRSVL, from the exons ATGCAGACGTTGGGTTCAAACCTATACATTTTAAACTTCTGTGGAATTTTCAGACTCGAAAACATGTCCCTGCCACCAGAAAAAGCAACTGAATTAAAACAAATAATCCATGACCATTTAATCAAG ATGGATATCCATGGTAAAATCCGTGATGTTTTAGCGGAGACAGTAAGAGGTGATGAACACCATGGACAGCGCTCTCTCTCTGAGGAGGATTTCATACATGCTCTCCAGCAGAGGGGAATTGTTGATGATGTGATGAAAGATCTCAACTTCACAAATCTG GGTGTTTCTCACACTGAAACTGATGCTGTGAACAAGTCTGCAACTCGTTTTGTGGACAAGAATATCACACAGCTGAAGACAA CTAACATCAGTCCACTAAGAAGATACCTCTACCTACAAGTCCTGGGTGGTAAGGCCTTCCTAGAACACTTGCAGGAGCCAGAACCTTTACCTGGTCAGGTGTGCTCTACATTCACCCTTCACCTCCACTTCCGCAACCAGCGCTTCCGCTCCAAACCAGTTCCATGTGCCTGTGAACCAGACCTACAGGAGGGCTTTCTTCTGGAAGTCCACAGAGATGGCCCAG GAGATGCTAGCAAGATGGCTGATGCTACCACCATGCTGTCCATCTGTGATCCAGTGCATATGGTGCTGATTAAAACAGACACGTCTGGGGACACAACACTCGTTTCTTCTTATTTTCTTGACTGGCGAAGAGTTCTCAGTGCTCCTAATGGGAAAACCAATGTCTCAGTAGAACTGCTGGGAGTGG GCAGTGAATGTAAAGTAGCTGTTGGTGTTCTGAATCTGAAATTGGAACTGTACCCTCCTCTTACTGAGACCTTGAGCCCTGATGTCATCACCACCCAG CAATCCCTGGAAAGGAAGAAAACAGCAGAGAAGGAGAGGCTGTTTTTGGTATATGCCAAACAGTGGTGGCAGGAGTTCCTGGAAATTCGACCCTCACACCAGTCCAAACTGGTGAAGATCTTTGCACAG GATGAAAATGGTGTGAACCGGCCCGTGTGTTCATATGTACTAGTATTGCGTGCTGGCAGGTTGCTTGAGAGTCCGCGGCAAGCCGCGCGTTTTGTTAGTCTCTTAGCTCAGGAAAGGGCACCTGTGGTAGGGGGAGGAGTCCGGCAGGAACAATGGTGCTCTATGATGGCCTTTCTGTGCAGGAACAAG GGTGACTGTGAAGATCATGCCACACTGCTGTGTAGTCTGCTATTGGGATTTGGACTGGATGCTTATGTATGTGTGGGCACCAAAGCCAAAAACATTCCACACACCTGGGTCATGACCTGCGGTACAGACGGCTCCATCACCTTTTGGGAAAGTTTCACTGCACACAG ATATGTCCACCGTCCAATAGACCCAGATGCTCCACCCATGGTTCCCCAACCAAAACCCACCCACCCTTACCGAACACTCGGCTGCGTCTTCAACCACAAGACGTTCCTGGCGAACTGTCAGCCATCAGATGCTGTGGAGCTGTGTGTGTTTGACTTCACAGATGGCTCCCGCTGGAAGGCCATGAGCGAGGAGGCAGTGAGGTCTGTATGTGCACCTGGCTCCACCTCCTCTCTCCCCCCGACTCCTCCTCTCTGCTCTCCTTCTGTAGTGCCTAATGAGGCCAGCAACCAACTTGAGCTGGAAATGCGCTACCTATTAGCAGAGCATAGAAAG GATCTTGGTCTGGCAACAATCTGGGACGATCACCTGTCATACCTGCTGTCAGCAGCACTGTCGGCGTATGAACTAGAACGCTGTACAGGTGTGTCGTGTGGAAATGAGGAGTTTCAGGATGCTGTCAGAAGAGCAGTACCTGATGGACACACTTTCAAAGGCTTTCCTATTCATTTCTTGCACCGAAATGCACGCAGGGCATTCGCTACCTGCCTCAG GTCACCATTCTGTGAAGAGATTGTTTGCTGCCGAGGGGATCATGTGCGACTGGCAGTGAGGGTTCGTGTGTTTGCCTATCCAGAGTCAGCTTGTGCTGTTTGGATCATGTTTGCTTGCAAGTACAGATCAGTTCTGTGA